AGGAGTATCCCCAAGTGATATCAATGTACTTTTAATTCTATTAGGACGATAGGCTTCCTGCAACTCAAAACGAAGTTTCACGTGAAACGAGATAAATAACAAAACGCTGATATCTAATAATTTAAGTATTCAAATGAAACATATAATATTAAATAAAACATAAGAAGACATCGAAAGACAAGAACTTTTTACGAGTAAAACCAAACACAACATACCAGATATTAAGAAATTAAAAGAATTCAAATACAATACAAAATAAAAGATGAATAAACAACTATTATTAGACAATCTGCGCAGCATTCCAGATTGGCCCATTAAAGGTGTCAACTTTCGTGATGTTACTACCCTGTTCAAAAGCCCAGAAGCACTCCGCGAAATCGCGGAAGAGATGTATGACATCTATAAAGAAAAGGGAATAACTAAAATTGTAGGCATAGAGAGTCGCGGCTTTGTCATGTCATCAGCCGTAGCTGTAAAGTTAGGTGCAGGCATCGTGTTATGTCGCAAACCAGGCAAACTGCCTTGTGAAACTGTACAAGAAAGCTACGCCAAGGAATATGGCATAGACACCATTGAAATTCACAAAGATGCCATTAATGAGAATGATGTCATTCTTCTTCACGACGATTTACTCGCTACAGGCGGCACAATGAAAGCAGCATGTAATTTAGTTAAGAAGTTTCACCCAAAGAAAATATATTGCAACTTCATTATTGAACTAAACACAGAGTTCCCTGAAAGCCGAGAACTTTTCGACAAAGACATTGAGATCTCATCCTTACTGAAATTCTAATTATTATGGAATGGCAGCCTTGTTTCACGTGAAACAAGGCTGCCATTCTTTACTTTATATAAAGGGGATACGCATATATGACACGCGAAGAAAATGAGAAACGATTAGCTTATCTCAAGAACATCGTATTAAACATGCCTGAGAAACCTGGTAGCTATCAATTTTATGATGAGAACAAAAATATCATATATGTCGGTAAAGCCAAGCGTCTCAAACAGCGTGTCTCATCTTATTTCCATAAAGAAGTAGATCGGTTCAAGACTAAAGTGTTAGTCTCCAAGATTAGAGATATCAGCTATACCGTCGTCAATACTGAAGAAGATGCGCTCTTACTCGAGAACAGTCTCATCAAGAAGTATAATCCCCGCTACAACGTCTTGCTGAAAGACGGCAAGACTTATCCCAGCATCTGTATTACTAACGAGTATTTTCCACGTATCTTCAAGACCCGAAATATCAACAAACGTTTCGGCACTTTCTTTGGTCCCTACCCTCATGTCGGAAGTATGTATGCCATTCTTGATATCATCAAGCGCCTTTACAAACCACGCACCTGTCGCCTTCCTCTCACCAAAGAGGGTGTTCAACAAGGGAAGTTCAAACCTTGCTTAGAATACCATATTCATAATTGTGATGCTCCATGCATTGGTAAACAGAGCTACGAAGAATATCAAGAGAACATGAATCAAGCACGCGAGATTCTAAAAGGGAACACTCGTGAAGTGAGTAAAAGACTTTATCAACTCATGATGAAGAATGCCGAACTCTTAAAATTCGAGGCAGCAGAAGACATCAAAAAGAAGATTTCACTCCTCAACGAATTTGTTGCTAAGAGTGAAGTTGTCAGTCATACGATTGATGATGTAGACGTTTTTACTATTGTTGATGATGAGACTAACCACAATGCCTACATCAATTATATTCATGTGCGCAAGGGAACCATCAATCAAAGTTTTACATATGAGTATAAAAGAAAACTTGATGAAAGTGACGAGGAACTACTAATTACTGCCATTCCCGACATCAGAGAACGTTTCAAGAGCCATGCTAAAGAGATTATTGTGCCATTTGAAATGGAGTGGAAGATAAAAGGTGCAGAGTTCTTCGTACCTCAAAGAGGTGATAAAAAACATCTCCTCGAACTGTCAGAGATGAATGGGAAACAGTATAAATTCGACCGACTGAAGCAATCAGAGAAACTCAATCCGGAACAGAAGCATACGCGGTTGATGAAAGAGTTGCAAGCCAAGCTAAAGCTTCCCAAACTTCCCTATCAGATTGAATGCTTTGACAACAGCAACATTTCAGGTATGGATGCCGTGGCAGGCTGCATAGTATATAAAGGTATGAAGCCCTCACGGAAAGACTATCGCAAATACAACATCAAGACGGTTGTTGGTCCCGATGATTATTCCTCCATGCAAGAAGTCGTCCGCCGACGCTATAGTCGCATGATAGAAGAGCAGACTTCCCTCCCCGACCTCATTATTACGGATGGTGGGAAAGGTCAAATGGAGGTCGTAAGAGAAGTAGTTGCCGATGAACTACACCTCGACATACCCATTGCCGGACTTGCCAAAGACGACCGACACCGCACAAACGAACTCCTCTACGGTTTTCCTCCACAGACCATTGGACTTGATGTGAAGAGCGAACTCTTCAAAGTACTCACACAAATACAAGATGAAGTGCACCGTTACGCTATCACCTTCCACCGCAACAAGCGCTCAAAACACGCCCTACACAGTGAACTTGACGACATCAAAGGGCTTGGACCAAAGGGCAAAGAGGCGCTATTCAAGGAACTAAAGACCGTTAAATCCATAAAAGAATCTGATAATCAACGACTTATACAAATTCTTGGAGCATCTAAAGGAATGATAGTTTATAAACATTTTCACCCAGAAATGCCCGAAACAGAATAATTTTTTGTATATTTGCCGTATGAGAATAGTCATACAACGCTGTGCACAGGCCTCTGTTACCCTAAATAATGAAGTGAAAACTGCTATTGGCAGAGGCTACCTTATCCTTTTAGGCATCGAAGAAAGTGATACCGAAGAAGATGCTAATTGGCTGATACATAAAGTAATAAACCTAAGAGTTTTCGACGATGAGCAGGGCATCATGAACCGTTCTATCATGGATATTGACGGCGAAATCCTTGTTGTTTCCCAGTTCACACTATTTGCAAGCTACAAGAAAGGCAACCGCCCATCGTGGCTCCGCGCAGCAAAACATGAGATTTCAGTACCTCTTTACAACTATTTCTGCAATGAATTGTCACACAAACTCTGCAAAACCGTAGGCACAGGAGAGTTCGGAGCCGATATGAAAGTGGCGCTCGTCAACGACGGCCCCGTAACTATTTGCATGGATAGTAAGGCGAGAGAGTAGAGCCTCTCCCCCAACCCCTTTGCTTTCCTCGCTTCGCAAGCTCAACGAACAGCAACCTACAGTTCCCCAAAAAGAGAGGGGATAATATCATTTTCCAATGGAAATAAAAGACAAAAAATAAAAGAAGCTAACGAATATCCAATTTATTCGGAAGCTATATCAAACTTACAAAAGTCACAATAAACGAGTATAAACACAATAAAATAACCTCGAATTAGCAAGCATATCACTCCCCTCTTTCTTCGGAGAGGGTTAGGGGCTAAGGCTGTTAAGAGCGGGATACTTTATATTACACTATTATGACCCTTCAAGAAGCCCAGAAATCCGTTGATGAATGGATAAAAACTTATGGCGTTCGCTACTTCAATGAACTCACCAACATGGCCTGTCTCACAGAAGAAGTAGGCGAATTAGCACGCGTTATAGCCAGGAAATATGGCGAGCAAAGCTTCAAACCGGGTGAGAAAGCCAACTTAGGAGAGGAAATGGCCGACGTGCTTTGGGTGCTCCTTTGCTTAGCCAACCAAACCGGTGTAGACCTCACGGCCGAATTAAAGAAAAGCTTTGAAAAGAAAACCCAGCGTGACAACAAGCGTCATCTGAACAACAATAAATTGAAATAAACAACCTAATCAATACAAATTATGGCATATACAAAGACTATCCTGCCACAAAACGAAGGCAAGGAGATGAAGAATGAAGACAAGAGCAAGTATGAGAAAGCTCTTGAATTGTATGACACCAACCTCAACGACGCCGAAATTCAGGCCTCCGTAAAGAAGATTATCGAGGAAAAAGTGCCACAGAATGATACTATGGAGGTAAAGAAATTCCTCTTCGGAAGTATCGAACTCACAACACTCAGCACTACGGACACAGAAGAGAAAGTGCTCAAAATGATTGAGAAAGTCAATCAGTTCGACCGCGAGTACCCAGACATCCCCCATGTTGCAGCCGTTTGTGTCTATCCCGTCTTTACCGAACTCGTGGCCAATAGCCTTGAAATTGATGGTGTAGAAATTACCAACGTATGCGGAAATTTCCCTTCCTCACAGGCCCGGATGGAAGTAAAGGTGGCCGAAACTAAGTTGGCAGTGGCCGACGGTGCCACCGAAATAGATATCGTTCTCCCTGTAGGCAAGTTCCTCAGTGGCGACTTTGAAGGTGTCTGCGATGATATCAACGAGATGAAACAGGCTTGTGGAGAAGCACCTATGAAGGTTATCCTTGAGACCGGAGACTTAGAAAACTGCAGTAATATCAAGAAAGCTGCCTTGCTTTCCATGTATGCCGGCGCCGACTATATCAAGACATCTACCGGCAAAGAAAAGGTAAGCGCTACCCCAGAAGCGGCATACGTGATGTGTCAGGCTATCAAGGAATACTATGATAAGACTGGCATACAAATAGGTTTTAAGCCCGCTGGCGGCATCAATACGGTTACAGACGCCATTACCTACTACACCATCGTTAAAGAGCTCTTAGGCGAAAAATGGCTCACCAACAAGTGGTTCCGCATGGGAACAAGTCGTTTGACCAACCTCCTGCTAAGCGAAATCCTTGGAAAAGAGACCAAATTCTTCTAAACTATAGTTCGAAACGCCCTGCTTTCTCACTATAGAAAGCAAGGCGTTTGCGTTTAATATCGTCATCTAACACCCCACCCTATTCCTCGTTTTCAATTGATGAGAAAGAAAATCACCCTCTTTTTATTGCTTTTCACCCTATCGACGATGAGCCTAAATGCCCAGGTTGGCATTGCACTCTACCTTGAAAAAGCCAGTATCTGCAAGCAAAGTAATGGCAAATTCGGCCTCAATGACTCCCACAAGAAGCCTATTATCACCGATGCCGACACAATTTTTACGATCAGTGACGTCTTCTATTATATCATCAAAAACGGCAAACACGGTATCTATTTCATGAGCGGTGAGCCGTGTATCCCCATTGAATACGACAATATAGAGCATATATACAAAGATTATTGGCACATCACAAAAGACGGGAAAGCAGGCTTGTGCCGGTCAAACGGCAGGCAAGTTCTGCCCACAAACTACAAGAAAATCAGCGTCATTAGAAGGAAAGAAAGCGACAAATACGATTTCTTCATCGTCAAGAAAGATAAGTATGGCCTTTGCGATGACAATGGTAAACCTATCCTCCCGACCCAATACGACAAGATACAATACCGTGATGGTTATTGGGCATTAGAGAAAGCATCGGCTACCGACTATCTTCTCAACGATGAACACCTCGTAAAAGGCATCACCATCAGCAAGTATGAAATCCCCTTTCTCCACCGTGAGAACGGTAAAAACAAAAAATATTACAGCTTTAAGAAAGGTAATTTATGGAGCATTATCGATGAAGACGGACACACACGCATAAAGGCTCAGTATAAAAACAGACTCCAATTGACAAGCTATGAAGACGAGAATACCCCCATATTCTTTATTGCCCACGATAACGGTAATTTCGGTATCGTCGATCTCTACAATAAAATTATCCTGCCTATCAAATACGGTGGCATTTTGCGAACGGCATTCAAAGACATCATTGAGGTAGAAACCGCACAGGGATATCAGCTTTTCAGTCTGCGCTCCAAACGCATCATCACGTCCTTCTACGATGAGAACAGCAAATCTGACTCCAACTATTTATACCTCCACAAAGAGCCTTTCGTAACACCTTTTGATCCTCGCAAAGAGCAAACCCTGCTTCCATGGGAATACAAAAGAGTACAAAACATCGAAGGAAGTGATAACTTCATCGCACAAAAAGAAGGACGATACGGTGTTGTCAACAGTAGGAATGAAGCCCTTGTTCCCTTTATATATGACAATATCAAAAGCACTTTAAAACCCAACATGCTTATCATTGAAAAAGAGCGTAAGTATGGTATCATCGACACAAGCAACAAACTGCTGTATGGCATGACAGACAATGCCATTGAAAGTCGACGCAACTATTTTGAAATCAAGGACTATTCAAAACCCTTAAACCCAAGACTCGACTACGAGTTGAAACCCATCCCCGACCCTCGATAAAGGGGGATGGAGTGCTTCATCCCATAATAGGTAAAGACAAAAACCATGAATCGGAAAGGCAATACAAACGTGTTTTCTTTCCTTCCAAATAGGAATAAAAATACTTGTAAAGGCTTCTGGAAAAGTGACATATAGAAGTTGAAGAAACCATTACTGTGAATATGCGTTGCAACTTGCGTCACTTTACCACGCAACTTGCGTCATATGAGCGTGTAAAATGACGCAAGTTACAAGGTAAAACAAGTCATTTTGCAACGCTACTCCATATCAAATTCCAGAGCGTTGATAATCAATAGATTATCGAAATCAATAAAAGCAAATCATCATTCCTAACTCTTGAAAAAGTCTCAAGTTTGTTCTCCCCTCTCCTTGGAGAGGGGTTGGGGGTGAGGCTTCACTAACTCTTCCTCTCTATCACAAAGTCAAGATAAGCTTTCAAGGCCGTTTTTATGGCGCTATCCCCCACTCTTTCGTCAATAAACCGCATGCAATCGGCGTGGAATTTCCACATCTGTTGGTCGGCATATTCAATGCCCCCGTTCTCTTTGGTGAATGCCACGAGCTGATTGATTTCACTCTGTTTCACCTCACGTGCTTTCACTTTGCGTGCAAGCATCATCATTTCTGCATTTCCTGTAGACTTCAAAGCATAGATGACCGGTAGCGTAAGCTTGCCTTCAAGCATATCATTGCCTGTGGGTTTACCTATCTCTTTCGAGTCATAATAGTCGAAAATATCGTCTCTGATCTGGAAGATGATGCCGAGATTCTGGCCGAATTTCCTTGCCGCCTCAACGTCGTCATGACTTGCTCCGGCACTCTCTGCACCGATAGCAGCACAGGCTTCGAACAAAGCTGCAGTCTTTCGCTTGATGATTTCATAATAAGCGGTCTCGGTGATTGCCTCGTTCTGGATATTCGTCAACTGTAGAATTTCACCGTCAGAGAGCGTGCGTCCGAGTTCCGAAAGGTGTCTCACGATGACTTCTGAATGCGTTTTCGACACATAAAGCAAGGCTGTAGAAAGAATGAAATCACCCACCAAGACACTCACCTTATTATCATATAAGGCATTCACACTGGCCTGTCCGCGTCGCTCACTGCTTTCATCTACGACATCATCATGCACAAGACTCGCCGTATGCAACAACTCCAGACCTACTGCCGCATGCTGAGTCACACTGGAAACACGGCCGAAGTTCTTCGCCATCAGCAGGATCAGCATCGGCCTCATGCGCTTTCCTCCGCGCTGACGGATATGCACCAGCACCTGAGATAACAGCCCTTCATCATGCGAAAGCGACTGATTGAAAAGCGATATAAAGTCTTCAAGCTCTGCTGAAATCGGCTCTTTGATGAGTGATAAATAGTCCATTATTCCTTTTATTGGTTACAAAAATAATCATTTTTTATGGTAATAATAGTATAAAAACAGGATTTATGCTTATTTTTTTGTAATTTTACACCAAATAAAACAACTATGAACAAATTATTTCTCTTAGACGCTTACGCGTTGATATTCAGGTCGTATTACGCTCTTATCCGTGCTCCGCGCATCAATTCCAAGGGCTTAAACACTTCGGCTATCCTCGGGTTTGTCAATACCCTCAATGAAATTATCACGAAAGAAAAACCTACTTATATAGGTGTTGCTTTCGATCTTGGCAAGACTTTCCGTCATGAAGCCTTCCCACCCTACAAGGCTCAACGTCAGGAAACACCCGAGGATATCACGCTCAGCGTGCCTTTCATCAAGGATATCCTGCGCGCTTTCCATATTCCTATCCTTCAGGTTGAAGGCTTTGAAGCCGATGATGTCATCGGGACATTGGCCACAAAAGCCGGCAAGGAGGGCATCGCAACCTATATGCTCACGCCCGATAAAGACTACGGTCAACTCATCCGAGAGAATGTTTTCATGTATCGCCCGCGCCATGGTGGTGGCTATGACATCATCGGTGAACAGGAGATTGCAGAGAAATATGGCATCTCTACCCCAGCCCAGGTTATCGACTTGCTGGCTTTAATGGGCGACTCGGCCGACAATTTCCCTGGTTGTCCGGGGGTCGGAGAGAAGACTGCGGTGAAACTTATCAATGAGTTTGGTTCCATCGA
The nucleotide sequence above comes from Segatella oris. Encoded proteins:
- the uvrC gene encoding excinuclease ABC subunit UvrC — translated: MTREENEKRLAYLKNIVLNMPEKPGSYQFYDENKNIIYVGKAKRLKQRVSSYFHKEVDRFKTKVLVSKIRDISYTVVNTEEDALLLENSLIKKYNPRYNVLLKDGKTYPSICITNEYFPRIFKTRNINKRFGTFFGPYPHVGSMYAILDIIKRLYKPRTCRLPLTKEGVQQGKFKPCLEYHIHNCDAPCIGKQSYEEYQENMNQAREILKGNTREVSKRLYQLMMKNAELLKFEAAEDIKKKISLLNEFVAKSEVVSHTIDDVDVFTIVDDETNHNAYINYIHVRKGTINQSFTYEYKRKLDESDEELLITAIPDIRERFKSHAKEIIVPFEMEWKIKGAEFFVPQRGDKKHLLELSEMNGKQYKFDRLKQSEKLNPEQKHTRLMKELQAKLKLPKLPYQIECFDNSNISGMDAVAGCIVYKGMKPSRKDYRKYNIKTVVGPDDYSSMQEVVRRRYSRMIEEQTSLPDLIITDGGKGQMEVVREVVADELHLDIPIAGLAKDDRHRTNELLYGFPPQTIGLDVKSELFKVLTQIQDEVHRYAITFHRNKRSKHALHSELDDIKGLGPKGKEALFKELKTVKSIKESDNQRLIQILGASKGMIVYKHFHPEMPETE
- the deoC gene encoding deoxyribose-phosphate aldolase, producing MAYTKTILPQNEGKEMKNEDKSKYEKALELYDTNLNDAEIQASVKKIIEEKVPQNDTMEVKKFLFGSIELTTLSTTDTEEKVLKMIEKVNQFDREYPDIPHVAAVCVYPVFTELVANSLEIDGVEITNVCGNFPSSQARMEVKVAETKLAVADGATEIDIVLPVGKFLSGDFEGVCDDINEMKQACGEAPMKVILETGDLENCSNIKKAALLSMYAGADYIKTSTGKEKVSATPEAAYVMCQAIKEYYDKTGIQIGFKPAGGINTVTDAITYYTIVKELLGEKWLTNKWFRMGTSRLTNLLLSEILGKETKFF
- a CDS encoding adenine phosphoribosyltransferase, with amino-acid sequence MNKQLLLDNLRSIPDWPIKGVNFRDVTTLFKSPEALREIAEEMYDIYKEKGITKIVGIESRGFVMSSAVAVKLGAGIVLCRKPGKLPCETVQESYAKEYGIDTIEIHKDAINENDVILLHDDLLATGGTMKAACNLVKKFHPKKIYCNFIIELNTEFPESRELFDKDIEISSLLKF
- a CDS encoding polyprenyl synthetase family protein, translating into MDYLSLIKEPISAELEDFISLFNQSLSHDEGLLSQVLVHIRQRGGKRMRPMLILLMAKNFGRVSSVTQHAAVGLELLHTASLVHDDVVDESSERRGQASVNALYDNKVSVLVGDFILSTALLYVSKTHSEVIVRHLSELGRTLSDGEILQLTNIQNEAITETAYYEIIKRKTAALFEACAAIGAESAGASHDDVEAARKFGQNLGIIFQIRDDIFDYYDSKEIGKPTGNDMLEGKLTLPVIYALKSTGNAEMMMLARKVKAREVKQSEINQLVAFTKENGGIEYADQQMWKFHADCMRFIDERVGDSAIKTALKAYLDFVIERKS
- a CDS encoding nucleotide pyrophosphohydrolase, encoding MTLQEAQKSVDEWIKTYGVRYFNELTNMACLTEEVGELARVIARKYGEQSFKPGEKANLGEEMADVLWVLLCLANQTGVDLTAELKKSFEKKTQRDNKRHLNNNKLK
- a CDS encoding WG repeat-containing protein, whose amino-acid sequence is MRKKITLFLLLFTLSTMSLNAQVGIALYLEKASICKQSNGKFGLNDSHKKPIITDADTIFTISDVFYYIIKNGKHGIYFMSGEPCIPIEYDNIEHIYKDYWHITKDGKAGLCRSNGRQVLPTNYKKISVIRRKESDKYDFFIVKKDKYGLCDDNGKPILPTQYDKIQYRDGYWALEKASATDYLLNDEHLVKGITISKYEIPFLHRENGKNKKYYSFKKGNLWSIIDEDGHTRIKAQYKNRLQLTSYEDENTPIFFIAHDNGNFGIVDLYNKIILPIKYGGILRTAFKDIIEVETAQGYQLFSLRSKRIITSFYDENSKSDSNYLYLHKEPFVTPFDPRKEQTLLPWEYKRVQNIEGSDNFIAQKEGRYGVVNSRNEALVPFIYDNIKSTLKPNMLIIEKERKYGIIDTSNKLLYGMTDNAIESRRNYFEIKDYSKPLNPRLDYELKPIPDPR
- the dtd gene encoding D-aminoacyl-tRNA deacylase; its protein translation is MRIVIQRCAQASVTLNNEVKTAIGRGYLILLGIEESDTEEDANWLIHKVINLRVFDDEQGIMNRSIMDIDGEILVVSQFTLFASYKKGNRPSWLRAAKHEISVPLYNYFCNELSHKLCKTVGTGEFGADMKVALVNDGPVTICMDSKARE